The Micropterus dolomieu isolate WLL.071019.BEF.003 ecotype Adirondacks linkage group LG23, ASM2129224v1, whole genome shotgun sequence DNA window CTTTGTAACGCTCTCGTCTCTGTAACGCTGTCCTCTTTGACGCCGTCCTTTGTAACGCTCTCGTCTCTGTAACGCTGTCCTCTTTGACGCCGTCCTTTCTAACGCTGTCGTCTCTCTAACGCTGTCCTCTCTGATGTCGTCCTTTCTAACGCCATCCTCTCTCTGACACTTGTCCTCTCTGACGCCGTCCTCTCTGATGTCGTCCTTTCTAACGTCGTCATCTCTCTGACACTTGTCCTCTCTGACGCCGTCCTCTCTGATGTCGTCCTTTCTAACGTCGTCCTCTCTCTGACACTTGTCCTCTCTCTGACACTTGTCCTCTCTGATGTCGTCCTTTCTAACGTCGTCCTCTCTCTGACACTTGTCCTCTCTCTGACACTTGTCCTCTCTGACGCCGTCCTTTCTAATGTCGTTCTCTCTCTGACGCTCGTCCTTTCTAACACTGTCCCCTCTCTACCGTTGTCCTGTAACGCTCGTCATCCTCTCTGACGTTGTCCTCTCTGATGTCGTCCTCTCTGACACTTGTCCTCTCTCTGACACTTGTCCTCTCTGATGTCGTCCTTTCTAACGTCGTCCTCTCTCTGACACTTGTCCTCTCTCTGACACTTGTCCTCTCTCTGACACTTGTCCTCTCTGACGCCGTCCTTTCTAACACTGTCCCCTCTCTACCGTTGTCCTGTAACGCTCGTCATCCTCTCTGACGTTGTCCTCTCTGATGTCGTCCTTTCTAACGTCGTCCTCTCTCTGACACTTGTCCTCTCTGACGCCGTCCTTTCTAATGTCGTTCTCTCTCTGACGCTCGTCCTTTCTAACACTGTCCCCTCTCTACCGTTGTCCTGTAACGCTCGTCATCCTCTCTGACGTTGTCCTCTCTGACGCCGTCCTTTCTAATGTCGTTCTCTCTCTGACGCTCGTCCTTTCTAACACTGTCCCCTCTCTACCGTTGTCCTGTAACGCTCGTCATCCTCTCTGACGTTGTCCTCTCTGATGTCGTCCTTTCTAACATCGTCCTCTCTCTGCAGCACGAGGAGGACTTTGAGGTGCGGAAGCAGCTGATTGGTCAGGCCATGGAGCAGCACGGCCAGCAGCTGGTCACTCAGCTGATGCACTCGTGTTGTTTCTGTCTGCCGCCGTACACGCTGCCCGACGTGGCCGAGGTGCTGTGGGAGGTGATGGTGTTCGACAGACCCGTGAGTACCCGAGAGTGCAGCGGTAACACCTGCTCAGGTGTGTCTCCTGACGTCCCTCAGGCTCTGATGTCTTCTGTTTCAGACGTTCTGTCGCTGGTTAGAAAACGCTCTGAAAGGTTTACCCAAGGAGACGTCAGGAGGAGCCGTGACCGTCACTCACAAACAGCTGACTGACTTCCACAAACAGGTCACCAGGTGAGACACCTGCAGCGCACCTGCCACCAGATTCCATTTCAAAGATAGACATTTACATCAGGAATTCGCGTGAGTTGATTATTTTCAAGCGCTCCAGCTTCGGACAATTAAACACCTGTGGTCGGACTGGATTTTGCTCgcaactacgccgtttgctcgagggaggagctcggagtaaactgcttttattaaattagctttttactttagtttttatgattacagcgttgatttatcttcactcgagcttctcagcagcttccgtgcacatctgGTTCCAGTGGTGTTGGCGTCGTTTGAcgctacttcatatttatataaaaactggacattgctgggagaaaagaaagcgaggaggttgaactacctggtgagttcagaaacgTGTATggaactttattccagctatcgttgaaCTTGTGTGTGAACACCGCAGcaaatgtactcacgcgaggaaagcgacgaaaatttgcgtttggtctgaaagcacagtgAATGAAACAGCGTGTAGAGAGAGAAGAACTTAATGAAACCACAGACATGAACCTGCTGGAACTGGATTCATAATATTCTGGTTCCTCCTGCAGGTTGCTGATCAAGTCTCTGGACTGATGTAGATTTAGTTAGAACCAGGAAGTGAAACAGAGTCTGCAGTCTGTACTCAGAAAGGATCAGAGACTCTGAGGACAGGAAGAGCTTCTCTAGTGACACTCTGGATCTGGTGACATCTTTAATGTGCTGATCCAAAGACAGGAACCAGTGTCTGGTGTCTGTGTGGACCAGAGACTTAGGTGGATCAGGATTTAGGAGCAGGAACTGAAGTCCAGGATTTCACAGCAGATAAAAAGCCACGGACTGGATTGGTCGTCTCAGCAGCCTGAGGCGTGTTCAGACTGGCGTGGAACGCAGAGTGTTCAGCTGAGCTCTGAGGAACTCACCTGAGTTCACCAGAACCCTAAGTACAGCTGATTCTAGCTGGACCGGTCCAGCCTGAGAGTTTACTATAATCATGTTTACGGTCCTGTGATGTGACTGACTCAGTCTACATCAGTCCACCACCTGGAGGAGGAGCTAGAACATCATGTATTACGTCTATTAATTACAGCAGTTTGATCTTTTAGTGGCTCCTCACACTCTGAGCGCTAAATCACTGTTCAGGTAGAAACACCTCCACCTGCTGCATAATGAGCACAGCACCACCTGCAGGTAGATCACCTGTATTAATGCTTGTTTCCTGTCCGCAGCGCTGAGGAGTGTAAACAGGTGTGCTGGGCCATCAGAGAGTTCACCAGACTGTTCCGATAGCTGCGACCTTCACACGACACCAGGTAACACTCACCTGTCTGCTCTGACTCACCTGGACACTCAGGTGTGGCAGGTAACGCTCTGAGGTCACCCTccgctctttctctctttcaggtTAAATCTTTTGTTGTCCAACATTCAGAGGTGACGGCAAAAAGCTGCGACTGCAGACGAGGATCCAAAGGGAcgagatgaagatgaagaggagggacTTTGAATGTGAAACAGGACGAATCGCTCTGAAGGACTGACAGAGTGAGGACTTGGACAGACTGAGTCCTCCAACCCGACCCCTAACCTCACCTGACCTCACCTGCAGCAGGTGTCAAGTGGGCGGGGTCGGGTCCAGCAAGTGGGCGGGGTCAGGACTGGGAGGAGTTCACTAAGTGAGCTGATGCGGATCAGTCCTGTTGGATCTTCATCAGTAATCAATCGTAGGACGTGCCTGGTCAACAGTTTTTAAGAGAAGATTTATTTTTGGGACTTTGGTCGTGATGTTTTTTGTCCGTGCCATACAAAGAGCCAAAAAATTTCCCATGATGCTCTTGGCCGAGCGGCTGCCTGTAGAGGCTGAGTGATGGAGGATTTGGCGTCACCTTTGACCTTTTTAACTTTGGTTGAATTTTAGTTGTTTTTCCACAAAGTGAGACAGAGTGAACTCTGGGTAATGAGACGGAGAGACTGACACCATGACATCATTGGTGATGTAGCCTTgttgtaaacaataaaaaacaactgaaacaacaaaCATGTCTGCCTCGCTGTTTCGTTCTGGGTGTGTCTGTAGCAGGCGTGCAGGAGAACCAATCAGCTGTCAGCACCTTTCTGAGCACCTGCAGCAGAGCGAGGGGAACTGCACCGACACTGTGGACGTACGGCTCCAGGTGAGCTCCAGTTGAGCTCCATCTAAAGGTGTCTgaagtcatccaggtcatagttatgcaacgaaggttaaagtcaaggccAACTGGACTTGGCTGAGCTCTATCTAATGGTGGGCTCCAGCTCCAGGTGAACCTTGTCTAAAGGTGGTCTCCAGCTCCAGGTGAGATCCAGGTGAACCTTGTCTAAAGGTGGGTTCCAGCTCCAGGTGAGATCCAGGTGAACCTTGTCTAAAGGTGGGTTCCAGCTCCAGGTGAGATACAGGTGAACCTTGTCTAAAGGTGGTCTCCAGCTCCAGGTGACATCCAGGTGAACCTTGTCTAAAGGTGGTCTCCAGCTCCAGGTGAGATACAGGTGAGCTCTATCTAAAGGTGGGCTCCGGCTCCAGGTGAGGGCCAGGTGAGCTCTATCTAAAGGTGGGCTCCGGCTCCAGGTGAGGGCCAGGTGAGCTCTAACTGAAGGTGGGCTCGGGCTCCAGGTGAGGGCCAGGTGAGCTCTAACTGAAGGTGGGCTCGGGATCCAGGTGAGATCCAGGTGAACCTTGTTTAAAGCTGGTCTCCAGCTCCAGGTGAACCTTGTCTAAAGGTGGTCTCCAGCTCCAGGTGAGATACAGGTGAGCTCTATCTAAAGGTGGTCTCCGGCTCCAGGTGAGATACAGGTGAGCTCTAACTGAAGGTGGTCTCCAGCTCCAGGTGAGATCCAGGTGAACCTTGTTTAAAGGTGGTCTCCAGCTCCAGGTGAGATCCAGGTGAACCTTGTTTAAAGGTGGTCTCCAGCTCCAGGTGAACCTTGTCTAAAGGTGGTCTCCAGCTCCAGGTGAGATACAGGTGAGCTCTATCTAAAGGTGGTCTCCGGCTCCAGGTGAGATACAGGTGAGCTCTAACTGAAGGTGGTCTCCGGCTCCAGGTGAGGGCCAGGTGAGCTCTAACTGAAGGTGGGCTCGGGCTCCAGGTGAGGGCCAGGTGAGCTCTAACTGAAGGTGGGCTCGGGATCCAGGTGAGATCCAGGTGAACCTTGTTTAAAGCTGGTCTCCAGCTCCAGGTGAACCTTGTCTAAAGGTGGTCTCCAGCTCCAGGTGAGATACAGGTGAGCTCTATCTAAAGGTGGTCTCCAGCTCCAGGTGAGATACAGGTGAGCTCTATCTAAAGGTGGTCTCCGGCTCCAGGTGAGATACAGGTGAGCTCTAACTGAAGGTGGTCTCCGGCTCCAGGTGAGATACAGGTGAACCTTGTTTAAAGGTGGTCTCCAGCTCCAGGTGAGATACAGGTGAGCTCTAACTGAAGGTGGTCTCCGGCTCCAGGTGAGATACAGGTGAACCTTGTTTAAAGGTGGTCTCCGGCTCCAGGTGAGATACAGGTGAACCTTGTTTAAAGGTGGGTTCCAGCTCCAGGTGAGATCCAGGTGAACCTTGTCTAAAGGTGGTCTCCAGCTCCAGGTGAGATACAGGTGAGCTCTATCTAAAGGTGGGCTCCGGCTCCAGGTGAGGGCCAGGTGAGCTCTATCTAAAGGTGGGCTCCGGCTCCAGGTGAGCTCTAACTGAAGGTGGGCTCGGGCTCCAGGTGAGGGCCAGGTGAGCTCTAACTGAAGGTGGGCTCGGGCTCCAGGTGAGGGCCAGGTGAGCTCTAACTGAAGGTGGGCTCGGGATCCAGGTGAGATCCAGGTGAACCTTGTTTAAAGGTGGTCTCCAGCTCCAGGTGAACCTTGTCTAAAGGTGGTCTCCAGCTCCAGGTGAGATACAGGTGAGCTCTATCTAAAGGTGGTCTCCAGCTCCAGGTGAGATACAGGTGAGCTCTATCTAAAGGTGGTCTCCGGCTCCAGGTGAGATACAGGTGAGCTCTAACTGAAGGTGGGCTCGGGCTCCAGGTGAGGGCCAGGTGAGCTCTAACTGAAGGTGGGCTCGGGCTCCAGGTGAGGGCCAGGTGAGCTCTAACTGAAGGTGGGCTCGGGCTCCAGGTGAGGGCCAGGTGAGCTCTCTCACTGAGCCTAagagctcaaacagaaactaacacacattcattcactggcggaacagccgccaggggcagttcggggttcagtatcttgcccaaggacacttcgacacgcagcctggaggagccgggatTGTCTCAGCAGTAGTTGAGACAGTGAGGGTTCTGTAGGCCGAGTAAATGTCAGGTTTCCAGGTCCGACATGTCAGAGCAGCGACGTCCTCGCTCTGTGTTTCTGACTGAACAGACTTTCCTTACGTTTGTCCGCCTCAGGCTGCCGTAGTCCTCTCCGCTGCAGAGCACATTAACTCAGACTGAAGGTCACAGTAAAGCTGGTTTTTACACCGGTGGTGGATCACGGAGGTCTCTACATGGCTCTGGGTGAAACGCGTCACTACCGCTTCACCGACAGATGCCAGGTTCAAACCTCAGATGGGTTGTTAACGTGACATGACAATTTCACTGTcacagaaggtaaaagtaataaaaaggaCGATTTAAAGTGCAGTAAACGGTTaaagctttgtttgttttccaggaCCTGTTGTTGTAAAAACAGCTTTGTAATCAGATTTCTTACATTTGAGCCAAATCACAAAAATGTCTTGTGGTGTCTCAAGCATGGTTCAATAAATTACaacttttataaaataaaatgacacacaTAAAGATGTTGCTAAATAGCTCAGGCAGAATGTTACAAGTGTCAGTTTTAGTGAATGGGAATCATTTAGTTCATCCATATTTCTGAAAACGTATTTTCTCCCTGGATGCCACGTCCTCTGGTGCGACGCCATGTCTTCGTTTCAACAGTCAGCTTTATTTAGCTGAAAGACCATGTGGCCGAAGCTTTTCTCTCAGAACTGTTCAAATATTTAGCTTTTTCCGAACCACTATAAAAGTGTTATGTGTTTTTGTCCTTTGGTGTGACGGccctaaattatattttttaatatacaaAACTGTTTGTTAAAGTACATAATTACAGAAACTAGAGCTAATGTGTGCTGCTAACTGCTAATGGCAGATTGGCTTGGTGTAGCATGGTCGTTAACTGGCACGAAAAGGCTGAAACGTCCTCTGGACAGTCACACCAGAGGACAGGTCTCTTTAAAACGCatgttaaatgattaattaagagTAGTTTCACTcccttgttttcttttggtccatttttagtgtttttaaatgtaaaaattacagtaaaaaatattttcagctgtttttgcagaaaatgtgtactggtgtaaagtGTCATGAAAATAAGTAATATGAAATTTTAGAAAGGAAGAACTGAGGGAGAGAAATGTTTGGGAGAGAGAGGACACAGAAGTATAGAGAGGAAATAAACAGGGAGGTCCTGAGAGAACAACCAAGGAAGTAAACTGATAGTATGAAATGATTTAGTGTTTGATTTGTATAACTTTCAACAGTTTTGAAAGGACGACATCAAAGTCTAACTCACTTTTGCTCAAACGGTCCAGTTCAGGGGgaaaatagttttattaaaaatttcATTTCTAATAAAAACAGGATATGAAAACAGTGTCTTACAGTTAAGATGAATCTTTTTCATGTTTGTATAAAGACACCATCGGACACAtttaaatcataataataataataataataataaccccTTATATTTTCTAAAAGCTCAGATTTGACACAACAtaaatgttctttttctttaaaaatgctgttttagaagaaaatgttttttttactgcgTATTTGTCAACTACCCAGGTACTGAGAGGTTTAGCTGGCGCTTTAATGTCCAGAGGGGACCAGGCTGACTGCTGCCCCCTGTGGTCGATGGAGAACTCTGCAGGACGCAGCTGAGAACATGTCGGACGGTTAAAAAGCATCCAGGTAAGAAAGAGATCCATCCAGCAGACGGGGAGGAGGGGGGTCAGGGGTCAGGGCTGATGTGTCTCTCGGGTGAAGATGGACTCTGCTGGTTCTTCACCAACACGTCCTCCGTGGTCTCGAGGACCAGCTCGTGTCTCAGTTCTCTGGTGATGAAGGTGAAACacttttcatcttcatcattatttCAGTCTCAAGTCTCCTCACATGTTTCAGGACCCCTACCCTGACACAGGTCAGATCCCGGAGCCACTAGACCCCCATCAGACAGGACTTTAGAGGTTTAATTACAAGATTATGTACAGTTTATGTAACTGTTCTGTCACTGCGTTATTGATGAATTACAGAGAAAATAACTAATTCCTCTTCTTGACCCTGGAGGACcgcactttgagaaccactgatatGAAGACGTGTGCCAGCAGCAGAAGGCTCGTCTTGATCAAGTAGAACTGATGTAGACTCAGTTATTCATTTATTCCTCATGTCTGACCCAGAACAACAGAACATTTTCACCAGCCGACTCTTTTCCTGGAGTGGACCCTCATAGTCCCAGCCAGAAATATCCTGCAGCCAATCATCAACCAGCAGCGTTCCACACTGGTCTAGTTTAAAACCTAAATCCTGAAGAACACCTGCAGGAAACCGGATCTGAGCGTCCGGTAACCTGAAACAGGCGATGTCACAGTTACAGCCCTTTGTGTTCCCACTCACCTTGGGGAGACCCCGTCTGCTGGGGGTTCTGGACTCACTTGATCCTCAGACCTGAACCCGCTCTG harbors:
- the LOC123962788 gene encoding transportin-3-like, encoding MMMMSSSLFLQALCMPTFQLLEQPNGLRNHPDTVDDLFRLATRFVQRSPVTLLSSSIIVHIIQCAIAATSLDHRDANCSVMKFVRDLIHTGVANDHEEDFEVRKQLIGQAMEQHGQQLVTQLMHSCCFCLPPYTLPDVAEVLWEVMVFDRPTFCRWLENALKGLPKETSGGAVTVTHKQLTDFHKQVTSAEECKQVCWAIREFTRLFR